The sequence below is a genomic window from Sphingobacterium sp. ML3W.
AACTCATTGTTACATAATTGTTAATGTTTTTAAAAACAACTTCGAGTTTAATATTACTTAATAAATGACATCACAAAATCAATTTAAAGTATCATTAAAAACATTTTCTACAAAAAATTGCGATATAAATGAAGATTAAGTTAAGCCTTTACTCCCCTAACAATAATGCAATCTGATCATTTTTCGCTAAATGTACACCATCCAATATCAGTTTAGTTAAATGTTGGTGAGCGTTGATAATATCCTGAAGTTGTTTTTCAATTTCATCGGCTAAAGGAAGGTCCTCGTCGTGAATAGCCATTTCTAAGGTTTCGATATAGGCAAGCCAATCTATCGGAAAATCACGTTTGATACTGTGATAAATTTCTGCTAGGGTCACGTCTCGCTCTTCGCCTATTCTTTTTTTTCGAATCATGCCGTAAAGCTGATCCTTCGCTCTAGATTGTGGATCTAGTTCTTGTATAACGGTTCTGGTTGCGGACACAGCAGTTCCCTGTTCATAGGCTTCTTTATCTGCAGCACCACAAAACACAGAAACAATCTTTTCCCCCACAGCCATATCGTAGGTTCCCCATTCTGGATCAAATAAAATCTGACAGGTTTTGCTATCGACAACTTGGCAGGGTGAAAGGGTTATCAACTGAATTTTTTGGTTCTGTCGTACAATCGACCTAACCACTCCTCTCACTTCAATCCCGGAAGCAAATGTTAAAAAGGCGCGCTCGTCTATTTCAATACCATAACGTTCCAAATCTGCCTCATCAAAATTTTCCATTGCCTTCTCTGCGTCCAGCAAAAGTCCCACAGGAGAGCCAAACCCTGCCGCATGGTAAGTTTTCCCATGGCCTTCCAATTGTTTGTCTGCATAAGCCAAAGCCGTGGGTCCAACTGTTTTGATATATTGGATTTCAGTGCTGGCGATACCGGCTTGAAAAACCCCAGTTACCTGCAATCCGGAACTGTATACAAGGGTACACGGATTTTTACAAGCAATGGCTTTTTCTAAACCTATTTTCCCTCCTATCCTAAAAGACATCGTATCTGCAAATTGGTCCAATACATGGCGTAAGTGTTTGAAATCTGGAGTCACAAACAATTGTGGCTGTGGCTTGGTTATATCGTATGAATATGCTAAAGCCGATAAACAGTAAGGTAACTTGGGAACTTCAATACGCATACAAGACGCACTTTCGCCTATCGAAGATAACAAACCAGCTCCATAGATTTTCGGATTAGCTATCGTACCGATCAATCCATATTCTACGGTCCACCAATGCAACCTACTCAGCAATGCCATCTCAGAAGGTTCGCCCATATTATCTTGAATAACGGTCAATTGTTTTTCAGCGGCAGCGAGTTGTTCGGCAGTGGTCCGATTACTTTCCTTTAGGATGGAGAGATTACGAATAGCTTCATAGAGTTCAAAGTCTTTTTCCGAAAACATGGCTTTAGTCCCAATTTCACCAAAATACTGTAGATATTCAGCATATTCGGGTTCTCCAATGATGGGGGCATGACCAGAAGATTCATGAATGATATCTGGTGCTGGGGTATATTCAATATGCTCAATCTGACGTATATCTGCTGCTACTACGAGTACACGATAAGCCTGAAACTCCATAAAAGCTGCGGGCGGAATAAAACCATCCACGGTTGCTGCTCCCCAACCGATCTGCTTAAGGCTATCGTTCATAGCACGAAGATCTGGTATCTGCTCAATACTCAAACCTGCTTTGCGCAAACCGGGGATATAAGGGTAATAAGCGATATCACGGAGATAGGCATAATTCTGACGCATGACATAGCGCCATACGGCCTGATCGATAGCCGTATAACGTTCATAATATTGTGGTACTATAAAGCGCTTCAAATGAAGGGGTAAACGCTCTAATACTGGGTTACCATATGTTTCCATTTACCAATTGATCTATACACAAATTTAGTTTATTTTAACAAACATAAACCATAGTATATGAATTACTTACACGAAGACTTGTAATTTAAAACCATTAAAATCACATCCAAAATCAGTAATTCTTATTTAATTGATAAGCAGATATAAATTTTGTTAAAAATCGTGTAATGAAACCACGTAAATTAAAATAATTATCGTAAAAACTAAAATAAACAGTAAAGTAATAAAGCATGACCAAAAGGGGACAACAGACTTATACTGATGATATTAATTTTTGAATTTAAGGAACATACTGATTGGATTACGCCTGTCGATAATCTTCTTTTCTGATTGCGTACCTCACATTGATGCGATTAGGTTCGCCATGATAGGCTATTTCTTCAAGTCCTATATTTTTTGCTCCTAATTTTTCCATTGCTATCTTCGATCTTTCATTTGCATTGCCCACATGAAAATAGACGATAGCTACAAAATCAAATATATAATCAAGCATCATCTTTTTCACCTGCGGATTAATGCCCATTCCCCAAGTCTCGGTCCCATAAAATGTATAACCAATGAAAATACTATTATCGTCTGCATTATAATTGTAAAAACGGGTACTTCCCAATACCGTTCCTGTTGCTTTATCTTGAACCAGATAGGCGCCTTTACTCTGCAATGCACCTTCAAAGAAGGTTTGAAAGACAGGCCGCTCAAATCTATTTTTATTGGGATGCTGCTCCCATACTTTTGGGTCTTTTGCTACGGCATATAATACTTCAAAATCGGTATCCTGAAGTGGAACTAGTCTAAGCTTGTTGTTTTCGAGAGGTTCTTGAATAGAAAATTTCACCATCGTTTATATGTTTTAAGCATGCCGATATCTCGTCATCGTAAATAAAATAAAAGGTCTACGTCAATACAATTTAAGAAATCCAGATGAACAAAAAGGGCAACGAAAAGAAAAAAAAATTAAAAACCTCTCCTATTGATGCAGAATTAGAAAAAATCAACACTTAAATCTGGAATAAAGTACTGTTTTTTAAGCCTTTTTCATTGCATTACGATAATTTCATATATTTTGCTCAGGATACTTTTTTCAAAATTATATTTTAAACAACAAATTTTATACGGTATCATCGCTAGACCGTTTTGCAATTTGGTTCAAAAAAAGACATTATAACGTAATCATTTTGTCACAATCAAAATTTAATTGGAACTGTCGCTAAAATTATACTATTTTTACATCTCTTTTATTGCTCATATTTTTTAGTAATTAAAGGAGCATGAAATAAAAGAATCGTTAAAAGTAAATTACACTAAATTTCAAAAGGCGAATCATACTTAAATGTGATAACCATAGTATATGAATACAACTCTTCCGAATAAACTATACGCTGCAATTACCGCAATTGGAGGTTATATCCCTCAAAATAAACGAACAAATTCTGACTTAGAAAAAGTATGTGATACGAATGATGAATGGATCATCAAAAGAACTGGAATTAAAGAACGTCGCATTTTAGAAGATGATTTAGCGACATCAGATATGGCAGTTCGTGCAATTGAAGATCTAGCGAAGCAGTATAATAAGAACTTACATGAGGTTGATGCTATTTTGGTAGCTACATCAACTCCTGATATGCCCATGCCTGCAACAGCGAATATCATTGCCGAAAAACTTGGACTTAACAATGTTTGGGCTTTTGACATCAATGCTGCTTGTTCAGGTTTCTTATATGCTTTGGATATGGGAGCATCACTCGTGGAAACAGGTCGCTATAAAAACGTATTGATTGTTGGCGCAGATAACATCAGCACCTATGTCGATATCCATGACCGCTCGACCAACATTCTATTTGGAGATGGTGCTGGAGTCGTATTATTGGAACCTTCTGTTGAGGGGGGCATTATGGATGCTTACATGCGAAGTAATGGTGATGGACGAGCTTTTTTAAATATTGAAGCTGGTGGCACCCAATTCCCTATCAAGTTATCGGATACCGATACACAGAAAAGATACCTACGTCAAGATGGTAAAACGGTTTTTAAACAAGCTGTTCAATCTATGAGTGATGCTTGTACACAGGTGATGAAACGTAATAATCTCACTGTGGAGGATATCAACTGGGTAGTACCACATCAAGCAAACCAACGCATCATAGATGCTGTAGGCCGATCGTTGAGCATCCCAGAAGGTCGTACCTTAAGCAATATCGAATACTTAGGCAATACCATTGCTGCAACTATTCCATTATGTATATGGGAAAATGTAAAACTGATGAAAACTGGTGACATTGTCATGTTAACAGCTTTTGGCGCTGGTTTTTCTTGGGGAGCAAGCCTATTCCGTTGGATGATATAACAAAACTATAAACTGGATTATTTTAATAGATAGTCCATATATAAAAAAAGCCCCCTGATCAATGATCAAGGGGCTTTTAACGTTAATTTCGTAGGGTAATACATGCTCTACAAAATTAACGCGGAGCAATCGTATCGATTTGAAGATAACAATGGCTTGTGTTACGAATAAGCAGATTCTGTTAAACAGACCAACGTCAAAACCGTTTTAAATAAGCTCATTTTAGGCTACCAGTAAATCATATATAATGCGGTCGTGAGCAAAATAATCAACAATGCACCGACTATAAATCCGGTATGCGGTTTGAACATGGTACGATCCACTTCCAATCCTTTTGAAACTACACCATTCCTTTGGTCGATCAAACTAATAATCAGCATCCCGATGATACAGATGACAAACACAAAACCCATGCGATCTAGAAACGGGATCTCATACAGCCCACTTGCTGGATTCAAAACAGAAAAACCACTCGCATTTAGAAATGATAGATCGGCGTAATTCGGTAAAAATTTAAAAAATACAGACAAAATAAATCCCCCTATTGTTGCAAATAAAGCTGCATTAGAGGTTGTTTTTTTCCAAAAGAATCCTAAAATAAACATGGCAAATATACCTGGTGATACAAACCCTGTGTACTCTTGAATATACTGGAATCCGCCTTTGCTATCTATACCTAAGTGTGGAGCAATGATAACGGCAAGTACCATCGAAACGATGATCGTAATCTTACCAACATTAACCAATTGTTTTTCACTTGCTTTTTTATTAAATATCTTTTGATAGATATCCAGCGAAAATATTGTTGCGATACTATTGGATTTTCCAGCTAAAGAAGCCACTACTGCCGCAGTTAATGCTGCAAAAGATAAGCCCTTAAGACCTGAGGGAAGAAGGTTTAATAACACCGGATAAGCCCGGTCAGGATTCACTTCACCATGCTGCAACATTTCTGTTTGAAACATCCCATCCTTCCAAAGTACATAAGCCGCAATACCCGGTAATACCACAATAATCGGCATCAATAGCTTCAAGAAGGCCGCAAACAAAATTCCATTTCTAGCGGTTTTAAGGTCTGCTCCTAAAGCCCGTTGTGTAATGTATTGATTACATCCCCAATAATTGAGGTTAACGATCCACATCCCACCGACCAATACGGTAAGTCCTGGTAGATCCAAATAATTTTCATTATCCTGATGTAGGATCATATGAAAATGACTGGTCGCCTTTTCCGTCATGATCTTGTACCCTTGAAAAACCCCTTCACTACCATAGCTTTCTGCAACCAATTTCAGCGCCAAATACGTAGTGGCTAATCCACCTAAGATCAAGAAAAAAACTTGTATTACATCCGTAAACCCAATTACCCGCATTCCGCCAAGGGTGATGATAACTGCAAAACAGGCAATGGCATACATGCACAGCTCTAGGCCAAAACCCGATATACTACTCACAGCGAGTGCACCTAGATAAAGAATGGAAGTCAGGTTGACTACGACATAGAGCATCAACCAGAAAACAGCCATGATCATCGCTACAGTGCCATTATAGCGCTGATGTAAAAATTGAGGCATCGTGAATATCTTATTTTTAAGATAGACCGGAATAAAGAATACCGCAACGATAATCAATGTCACGGCCGCCATCCATTCGTAAGTTGCAATGGCAAGACCCATTTTAAAACCCGAGCCACTCATGCCAATGAACTGTTCTGCAGAAATATTTGAAGCAATCAGTGATGCACCTATGGCCCACCAAGTGAGTGAGCCTTCTGCTAAAAAATAATCTTTAGAATCTGGACCATCGATCTTACTTTTTTTCTGTCGATAGACCCAGATACCATATCCTGATACAATGATAAAGTAGATGAAAAAGACCAGGTAATCTTTGGTTGCTAAAATATTATTCATACAAATAATTAGGTTTATAATAACTGAATACTATTTTTAGATATAACGGTTGACCAAATTTTCCATAAATTCCTGTTGTCCACTTATTAATTTTGGTTCTCCTTCATTTATAGCATATGTACGAAGGTCCTCTAGTGTCAATTTACCATTCTCAAATTCTGCACCTGCTCCTTTATCAAAACTGCTATAGCGTTCTCTTCGTAGTTCTCTATACGGAGAGTTTTGCAGTAAATTATCAGCAGATATCAAAGCGCGGGCAAAATTATCCATTCCACCAATATGCGCATAGAATAGGTCTAATGGGTCTGTTGAATTACGTCTGATTTTAGCATCAAAATTTACACCACCTCCTTGCAATCCACCACCTTCTAGTATGATCATAAGTGATTCTGTCAACTCAGATAGATCTGTTGGAAACTGATCGGTGTCCCAACCGTTTTGATGATCCCCACGATTGGCATCAATAGAACCCAATAAACCAGCATCAACAGCAACCTGCAGCTCATGTTGGAAAGTATGACCAGCAAGTGTTGCATGGTTGACTTCTAGATTCAGTTTAAAGTCATCCATCAGATCAAATTCGCGGAGAAAGCCAATCACTGTCGCCGCATCGTAATCATATTGGTGTTTTGTCGGTTCGCATGGCTTTGGCTCGATGAAGAATGTTCCTTTAAAACCATTCTTTCGCGCGTAGTCCTTGGACATATGTAAAAATTGTGCTAAATGTTCCCGTTCTCTTTTCATGTTGGTGTTCAACAAAGACATGTACCCTTCACGACCACCCCAGAACACATAATTTTCACCTCCCAATGCAATTGTGGCATCGATTGCGGCTTTCACCTGAGCACCTCCATGTGCTAGGACATGAAAATCTGGATTGGTCGATGCACCATTCATATAGCGGTGGTGACTGAATAGATTCGCTGTTCCCCAAAGCAATTTCACACCACTTTTTTCTTGCTTTTCTTTGGCATATGCAACGATCTCTCCCAAATGTCTTTCGTTTTGATGGATATCATCCGTATAATCCACTAAATCGACATCGTGAAAACAATAATAAGGAAGTTGCATTTTTGTCATGAACTCGAAAGCGGCATCCATTTTATCTTTTGCACGTTCCATAATCGTTGCTTTTTTGTCCCAAGGGAAGAAATGAGTACGACCTCCAAAAGGGTCAGCTCCATCTCCGTTAAAAGAATGCCAATATGCACAGGCAAATTTAAAATGCTCTGCCATGGTTCTTCCTGCTACAACTCGTGTCGGATCGTACCAACGAAAGGCCAAGGGATTGTCCGAATTTATACCCTCGAATTTTACTTGTTCTACTTCTTTAAAGTACACGTGATCTCCTGTCAAAATTTTCATGCTATCTTAATTTAAGGTTTATGTTAAAGTTTTTCTTCTAATAATTTTTTCCAGTTTTCATATGCTTCTTCATATTGAAGGGTATGTTGAGGCATTATGGTCTTATATTTTCGTAGTCCTTTAAAGGCTTCGGTTCTATCGGCAAACACACCGATTCCTAAGCCTGCACCGAGAGCTGCACCTACACTACCATCGTTCTCATAAAGTTCCACTGGCGTAGCAGTTACACCTGCAAATGCCTCTTGAAAAACAGGGCTCAAAAACATATTGGCATGTCCAGCTTTAATAATTTGTGGCGCAATACCATTGGCTCTTAATACGTCGAGGCCGTATCTGAAAGCAAATGCAATCCCTTCTTGTGATGCCCGCCAAAGATGGGCGGCACCATGTCTCAAAAAGTCCAAATTTTGGATATGAGCACCTACTGTTTTATTTTTCAGCATCCGCTCTGCACCATTGCCAAATGGCAACATACTAATCCCATCCGCTCCAATAGGAATGGTTGAGGCTTGCGCATTCATGCTTTCATAATCATTCTTATTAC
It includes:
- a CDS encoding aromatic amino acid hydroxylase, whose translation is METYGNPVLERLPLHLKRFIVPQYYERYTAIDQAVWRYVMRQNYAYLRDIAYYPYIPGLRKAGLSIEQIPDLRAMNDSLKQIGWGAATVDGFIPPAAFMEFQAYRVLVVAADIRQIEHIEYTPAPDIIHESSGHAPIIGEPEYAEYLQYFGEIGTKAMFSEKDFELYEAIRNLSILKESNRTTAEQLAAAEKQLTVIQDNMGEPSEMALLSRLHWWTVEYGLIGTIANPKIYGAGLLSSIGESASCMRIEVPKLPYCLSALAYSYDITKPQPQLFVTPDFKHLRHVLDQFADTMSFRIGGKIGLEKAIACKNPCTLVYSSGLQVTGVFQAGIASTEIQYIKTVGPTALAYADKQLEGHGKTYHAAGFGSPVGLLLDAEKAMENFDEADLERYGIEIDERAFLTFASGIEVRGVVRSIVRQNQKIQLITLSPCQVVDSKTCQILFDPEWGTYDMAVGEKIVSVFCGAADKEAYEQGTAVSATRTVIQELDPQSRAKDQLYGMIRKKRIGEERDVTLAEIYHSIKRDFPIDWLAYIETLEMAIHDEDLPLADEIEKQLQDIINAHQHLTKLILDGVHLAKNDQIALLLGE
- a CDS encoding GNAT family N-acetyltransferase — encoded protein: MVKFSIQEPLENNKLRLVPLQDTDFEVLYAVAKDPKVWEQHPNKNRFERPVFQTFFEGALQSKGAYLVQDKATGTVLGSTRFYNYNADDNSIFIGYTFYGTETWGMGINPQVKKMMLDYIFDFVAIVYFHVGNANERSKIAMEKLGAKNIGLEEIAYHGEPNRINVRYAIRKEDYRQA
- a CDS encoding beta-ketoacyl-ACP synthase III, translated to MNTTLPNKLYAAITAIGGYIPQNKRTNSDLEKVCDTNDEWIIKRTGIKERRILEDDLATSDMAVRAIEDLAKQYNKNLHEVDAILVATSTPDMPMPATANIIAEKLGLNNVWAFDINAACSGFLYALDMGASLVETGRYKNVLIVGADNISTYVDIHDRSTNILFGDGAGVVLLEPSVEGGIMDAYMRSNGDGRAFLNIEAGGTQFPIKLSDTDTQKRYLRQDGKTVFKQAVQSMSDACTQVMKRNNLTVEDINWVVPHQANQRIIDAVGRSLSIPEGRTLSNIEYLGNTIAATIPLCIWENVKLMKTGDIVMLTAFGAGFSWGASLFRWMI
- a CDS encoding sodium/sugar symporter codes for the protein MNNILATKDYLVFFIYFIIVSGYGIWVYRQKKSKIDGPDSKDYFLAEGSLTWWAIGASLIASNISAEQFIGMSGSGFKMGLAIATYEWMAAVTLIIVAVFFIPVYLKNKIFTMPQFLHQRYNGTVAMIMAVFWLMLYVVVNLTSILYLGALAVSSISGFGLELCMYAIACFAVIITLGGMRVIGFTDVIQVFFLILGGLATTYLALKLVAESYGSEGVFQGYKIMTEKATSHFHMILHQDNENYLDLPGLTVLVGGMWIVNLNYWGCNQYITQRALGADLKTARNGILFAAFLKLLMPIIVVLPGIAAYVLWKDGMFQTEMLQHGEVNPDRAYPVLLNLLPSGLKGLSFAALTAAVVASLAGKSNSIATIFSLDIYQKIFNKKASEKQLVNVGKITIIVSMVLAVIIAPHLGIDSKGGFQYIQEYTGFVSPGIFAMFILGFFWKKTTSNAALFATIGGFILSVFFKFLPNYADLSFLNASGFSVLNPASGLYEIPFLDRMGFVFVICIIGMLIISLIDQRNGVVSKGLEVDRTMFKPHTGFIVGALLIILLTTALYMIYW
- the xylA gene encoding xylose isomerase encodes the protein MKILTGDHVYFKEVEQVKFEGINSDNPLAFRWYDPTRVVAGRTMAEHFKFACAYWHSFNGDGADPFGGRTHFFPWDKKATIMERAKDKMDAAFEFMTKMQLPYYCFHDVDLVDYTDDIHQNERHLGEIVAYAKEKQEKSGVKLLWGTANLFSHHRYMNGASTNPDFHVLAHGGAQVKAAIDATIALGGENYVFWGGREGYMSLLNTNMKREREHLAQFLHMSKDYARKNGFKGTFFIEPKPCEPTKHQYDYDAATVIGFLREFDLMDDFKLNLEVNHATLAGHTFQHELQVAVDAGLLGSIDANRGDHQNGWDTDQFPTDLSELTESLMIILEGGGLQGGGVNFDAKIRRNSTDPLDLFYAHIGGMDNFARALISADNLLQNSPYRELRRERYSSFDKGAGAEFENGKLTLEDLRTYAINEGEPKLISGQQEFMENLVNRYI